A region of Chitinophaga horti DNA encodes the following proteins:
- a CDS encoding cold-shock protein, protein MSNKITGTVKFFNETKGFGFIKHEDSNKETFVHVTGLVHEIQADDRVEFEVQEGRKGENAVNVRRID, encoded by the coding sequence ATGAGTAACAAAATCACAGGAACTGTAAAGTTCTTCAACGAGACAAAAGGCTTTGGCTTCATCAAACATGAAGATTCTAATAAAGAGACTTTTGTGCATGTAACAGGCCTCGTTCACGAAATCCAGGCAGACGACCGCGTAGAGTTCGAAGTGCAGGAAGGAAGGAAAGGCGAGAACGCTGTTAACGTAAGGCGCATTGATTAA
- a CDS encoding response regulator, translating to MMPVKIFLADDHPIVIDGLLSRLGDVPGIEIGFAGTSGIALSEALKTTQPDLVLMDIQLQDVSGIELCRTIIKQYPQVKVMVLTSLDDAHYVRQIIRNGASGYVLKNTSHQTILEAIYKIMDGKQFLDEQIQQKLLHEAITGQRTSRYEIPLTNREKDVLRLIAAEYNNHEIAEELYISLRTVEAHRFNIVQKLGVKNTAGLVKEALKRGLIK from the coding sequence ATGATGCCGGTTAAAATATTTTTAGCAGATGATCACCCCATTGTTATTGACGGACTGCTTTCACGCCTTGGCGATGTGCCGGGCATTGAGATAGGTTTTGCAGGAACCAGTGGCATAGCGCTTTCCGAGGCGCTTAAGACAACACAACCCGATTTGGTATTGATGGATATACAATTACAGGATGTATCCGGCATAGAGTTATGCCGCACGATCATTAAGCAATATCCGCAGGTAAAAGTGATGGTACTAACCAGCCTGGATGATGCACATTACGTACGACAAATTATTCGTAACGGGGCGTCGGGTTACGTACTGAAAAACACCAGCCATCAAACTATTTTAGAAGCGATTTACAAGATCATGGATGGCAAACAATTTCTTGATGAACAGATACAACAGAAACTGTTACACGAAGCCATCACCGGACAACGGACAAGCAGGTACGAAATTCCGTTAACGAACCGGGAGAAAGATGTATTGAGATTAATTGCGGCGGAATATAATAATCACGAAATAGCGGAGGAGTTATATATCAGTTTGCGAACGGTGGAGGCGCACCGTTTTAATATCGTGCAAAAACTGGGTGTGAAAAATACAGCGGGACTTGTGAAAGAAGCGTTAAAGCGCGGGCTCATCAAGTAA
- a CDS encoding TonB-dependent receptor plug domain-containing protein produces MRKLLPGVLALLCLTLSFALHAQQKKVTGTVTDRNGVVLPGATVTVNKGKQGTVTNAEGKFEIVAPEDGTVTINFTGYKTQTVKVSASGEVNVSLQEDIAKLDEVIVTGLATSVKRRNAANAVATVSAKELSGTAPAQTFDAALNGKITGANIVANSGAPGGGIAIKLRGVTTFYGNTDPLFVVDGIIVNNRAVSGGLNAITGAASGGSTSSQDNAAGRIADINPADIENIEILKGASASAIYGSQAAAGVVIITTKKGRAGKTRVSLNQDLGVISVRKLLGQRKLTEQRVEDSGWDVEDYKAAVAAGKLFDYEKEMYGNDGFARNTNLSLSGGSDKTTYLLSAGTKDEEGIIKGTGYANNSVRVNIDHRISDKIKIGVTSTYLRSSSDRGLTNNDNRGATFGVALSSTPSFAQLHPDAGGVYPENPFAASNPLETRDKMKNNELVNRFIGGINLEANLQQSARSTTRFIGRAGVDYYNLKSALLFPSSLQFQAITQGQNVQGNANNMFTNWSAFLVNTINTKNNLSFTSTVGLTHETGSFDRF; encoded by the coding sequence ATGAGAAAACTACTGCCTGGAGTGCTTGCGTTGCTGTGTTTAACGCTCTCATTCGCACTGCACGCCCAGCAAAAAAAGGTCACAGGGACCGTGACCGACCGCAATGGCGTTGTACTGCCTGGTGCTACTGTTACCGTTAACAAAGGCAAACAGGGCACAGTAACCAACGCTGAAGGTAAATTTGAAATTGTTGCCCCGGAAGATGGTACGGTTACCATCAACTTCACCGGTTATAAAACGCAAACTGTAAAGGTGAGCGCATCCGGCGAAGTGAACGTATCCCTGCAGGAAGACATTGCCAAACTGGATGAAGTAATTGTAACAGGCCTGGCTACTTCGGTAAAAAGAAGGAATGCCGCCAACGCAGTAGCCACGGTGTCCGCTAAAGAGCTTTCAGGCACCGCACCTGCGCAAACATTCGACGCAGCGTTGAACGGTAAAATCACCGGCGCCAACATCGTTGCCAACTCCGGCGCTCCCGGTGGCGGCATCGCGATTAAACTGCGCGGTGTAACCACGTTTTATGGAAACACCGATCCGCTGTTCGTAGTCGACGGTATCATCGTAAACAACCGTGCCGTATCGGGCGGTCTGAATGCCATTACGGGTGCAGCATCGGGAGGGTCTACATCCTCGCAGGACAATGCCGCAGGCAGGATTGCAGACATCAACCCGGCTGATATTGAGAACATCGAGATCCTGAAAGGCGCTTCCGCTTCCGCGATCTATGGTTCACAGGCTGCCGCAGGTGTGGTGATCATTACAACTAAAAAAGGCCGCGCAGGTAAAACGCGTGTTAGCCTCAACCAGGACCTTGGGGTAATATCCGTACGCAAACTGCTTGGCCAACGTAAACTTACCGAACAGCGGGTAGAAGATTCCGGCTGGGATGTGGAGGATTACAAAGCTGCCGTAGCTGCTGGTAAACTTTTCGATTACGAAAAAGAAATGTACGGCAATGATGGTTTTGCCCGTAACACCAACCTGAGTTTAAGTGGCGGTAGCGATAAAACAACTTACCTGCTCAGTGCTGGTACTAAAGACGAAGAAGGCATCATTAAAGGCACTGGTTATGCCAATAACAGCGTGCGTGTCAACATCGATCATCGCATCTCGGATAAAATAAAAATTGGTGTTACTTCTACCTACCTCCGCTCCTCCTCCGACCGTGGTCTGACGAACAACGACAACCGTGGCGCAACGTTCGGCGTGGCGCTATCCTCTACCCCATCATTTGCACAACTGCATCCTGATGCGGGCGGTGTATACCCGGAAAACCCATTCGCCGCTTCCAACCCGCTGGAAACCCGCGATAAGATGAAAAACAATGAACTGGTGAACCGCTTTATTGGTGGTATTAACCTGGAGGCAAACCTGCAACAGTCAGCCCGCTCTACCACCCGCTTCATTGGCCGTGCAGGTGTCGATTATTATAACCTGAAAAGTGCGCTCCTGTTCCCTTCGTCGCTGCAGTTCCAGGCGATTACGCAGGGGCAGAACGTACAGGGTAATGCCAATAACATGTTTACCAACTGGTCTGCTTTCCTGGTAAACACCATTAATACTAAAAACAATCTTTCGTTCACCAGCACCGTAGGTCTAACGCACGAAACCGGCAGCTTCGACCGATTCTGA
- a CDS encoding TonB-dependent receptor domain-containing protein — translation MASQLIGEQTSLDQAGAIDVTQSRTSFRNDGVFVQEEVAIKEFLNFTAGVRFDKSTNNGDHEQYYLFPKANLAWNITKTGDWSSNILSDLKVRLAYGEGNGLPTFGSRFTTLTGSNIGGKPGSAINYVLGNNQIEPERQTELEGGVDVSFLDGRISLEATYYNKVIRNMLLQAEPPGSTGFSVEWVNGGKLQNRGLELGLRTIPVNTRNVRWGSNVNFWFNRSKVKELNVPAFDPGGSFGSSYGTFFIEEGQAATQIIAVVDEDGTTAKVGDAEPDFQANWFNELTLFKNLSVRFLFHWKKGGSNVNLTQLLYDLGGTSADYDVKATEDETLGQYRPHTFAAYVQDVTYLRLRELGIFYRLPVKMKFVEGITLGASANNYFTWTKYKGYDPEVSNFGTGFSTGVDVTPYPATKRLQFHLAFNF, via the coding sequence GTGGCTTCGCAGCTGATCGGCGAACAAACCAGCTTAGACCAGGCGGGCGCGATCGATGTTACGCAAAGCCGTACCAGCTTCCGCAACGACGGGGTATTCGTTCAGGAAGAGGTCGCGATCAAAGAGTTCCTGAACTTTACTGCGGGTGTACGTTTCGACAAATCGACCAACAACGGTGACCATGAACAATACTACCTGTTCCCCAAAGCGAACCTGGCGTGGAACATCACGAAAACAGGCGACTGGAGCAGCAACATTCTCAGCGACCTGAAAGTTCGTCTGGCTTATGGCGAGGGCAACGGTCTGCCCACTTTCGGCAGCCGCTTTACCACGCTCACGGGCAGCAACATCGGCGGCAAACCTGGTTCTGCGATCAACTACGTGTTGGGCAACAACCAGATCGAACCAGAGCGCCAAACAGAGCTGGAAGGCGGTGTGGACGTGAGCTTCCTCGACGGCCGCATCTCGCTTGAAGCCACTTATTACAATAAGGTGATCCGCAATATGCTGTTACAAGCCGAACCTCCCGGTTCTACTGGTTTTTCTGTAGAGTGGGTTAACGGCGGTAAACTGCAAAACCGTGGGTTGGAGTTAGGCTTACGCACCATCCCGGTGAATACCAGGAATGTGCGCTGGGGTTCCAACGTAAACTTCTGGTTTAACCGCTCCAAAGTAAAAGAACTGAACGTACCTGCGTTTGACCCAGGCGGCTCCTTTGGTTCTTCTTATGGCACTTTCTTTATCGAAGAAGGACAGGCGGCTACGCAAATTATTGCGGTGGTAGACGAAGACGGCACCACTGCTAAAGTAGGTGATGCGGAGCCTGACTTCCAGGCGAACTGGTTCAACGAACTCACGTTGTTCAAAAACCTGAGCGTGCGTTTCCTTTTCCATTGGAAAAAAGGCGGCAGCAACGTAAACCTTACGCAACTGCTGTATGACCTCGGCGGTACCAGTGCTGACTATGACGTAAAAGCAACAGAAGATGAAACCCTTGGCCAATACCGTCCCCACACTTTTGCGGCGTACGTACAGGACGTTACGTACCTGCGTTTACGTGAGCTGGGCATCTTTTACCGCCTGCCGGTAAAGATGAAGTTTGTGGAAGGTATTACGCTGGGCGCTTCTGCCAATAACTATTTCACTTGGACCAAGTACAAAGGGTATGATCCGGAAGTTTCCAACTTCGGTACCGGTTTTTCTACCGGTGTAGACGTAACCCCTTACCCGGCTACTAAACGCCTGCAGTTCCATCTTGCTTTTAACTTCTAA
- a CDS encoding RagB/SusD family nutrient uptake outer membrane protein — MKKLITISMMSAAAFLSACNKNAIDNPNAPTMDQIIRNPTVSELNNLVTGTESAMRPDVDLYIETVSVVGRELYRFSGSESRWTGEILGLNDLPLDNQSFYVNRPWVYRYSAVRNATLLLEGTKNSTFLTTDAARNGYYAFAKTIVAYQLLLNLNLTYGNGIRTDVKDYRKLGPIVTKDKALEDIATLLDEANTQLADAEFLFELSGGFEGLDDPEGFRKFNRALAARVAAYRERWADVQTALAASFLDLQNEPQKGAYHVYAVASGDVRNPLYYPRNQNGEIRLVHPSYITDIAPGDDRIGKASLRTNAVTSGGLTGTHDFWLYRSDVDPVAIIRNEELVLLYAESKIQLNELNEGRDALNTVRTWHKLANYGEAMTKDALINEMLKQRRFSLFGEGHRWIDMRRYGRLQELPKDRAKDDVWEQMPLPLSEGNK; from the coding sequence ATGAAGAAACTAATTACGATATCGATGATGAGTGCGGCCGCTTTTTTGTCGGCCTGTAATAAAAACGCGATCGATAACCCGAACGCGCCCACGATGGACCAGATCATCAGGAATCCAACTGTGTCTGAATTAAATAACCTGGTAACCGGTACGGAATCGGCCATGCGCCCGGACGTTGACCTGTATATCGAAACGGTAAGTGTGGTGGGCCGCGAGCTGTACCGCTTCTCCGGCTCCGAGTCAAGGTGGACGGGTGAAATTCTTGGTTTGAATGACCTGCCGCTTGACAACCAGTCGTTTTATGTGAACCGTCCCTGGGTGTACCGCTACAGTGCGGTACGAAATGCAACGCTGCTGCTGGAAGGCACTAAAAACTCCACCTTCCTCACCACCGACGCGGCGCGCAACGGCTACTATGCTTTTGCAAAAACCATCGTGGCCTATCAGCTGTTGCTGAACCTGAACCTGACCTACGGAAACGGCATCCGTACAGATGTAAAGGATTATCGCAAACTCGGCCCCATCGTTACCAAGGATAAAGCTTTGGAAGATATCGCCACCCTGCTCGACGAAGCGAATACGCAACTGGCAGATGCCGAGTTCCTGTTTGAATTGTCTGGTGGCTTCGAGGGCCTTGACGATCCGGAAGGGTTCCGCAAATTCAACCGTGCATTGGCAGCCCGTGTTGCGGCTTACCGTGAAAGATGGGCAGATGTGCAGACGGCGCTTGCCGCTTCTTTCCTCGATTTGCAGAACGAACCGCAAAAAGGCGCTTACCACGTATATGCCGTGGCATCGGGCGACGTGCGTAATCCGCTGTACTATCCCAGGAACCAAAACGGTGAGATCCGGCTGGTGCATCCATCATACATTACTGATATTGCACCTGGCGACGATCGCATCGGCAAGGCCTCACTTCGTACCAATGCTGTAACCAGCGGCGGTTTGACGGGTACCCACGACTTCTGGCTGTACCGCAGTGATGTAGATCCGGTGGCGATTATCCGTAACGAAGAGCTGGTATTGCTGTATGCCGAAAGCAAAATTCAGCTGAACGAGCTCAACGAAGGCCGCGATGCGCTTAACACCGTACGCACCTGGCATAAGCTGGCAAATTACGGGGAGGCGATGACCAAAGATGCGCTGATCAATGAAATGCTCAAACAGCGCCGGTTCTCCTTATTCGGGGAAGGTCACCGCTGGATTGATATGAGAAGATATGGCCGCCTGCAGGAATTGCCGAAAGACCGTGCTAAAGACGACGTGTGGGAGCAAATGCCGCTGCCACTGTCTGAAGGGAACAAGTAG